Proteins co-encoded in one Gopherus evgoodei ecotype Sinaloan lineage chromosome 4, rGopEvg1_v1.p, whole genome shotgun sequence genomic window:
- the GPR61 gene encoding G-protein coupled receptor 61 yields MEPSLPTQWAWNSSRPGRLLHTSQSTMHPNSTLDTKTRDVASESIGLFFMLLVDLMAIVGNVAVMTVIIKTPALRKFVFVFHLCLVDLLAALTLMPLAILSSSAFFNSTIFGEAMCRVYLFLSVCFISMCILSISAINVERYYYVVHPMRYEVKMTVGLVVCVLVGVWIKAVVMSVIPVLGWLSLDRFNASPAYSSRSCSLQWSQSSYCKFFVVFFAIFYFLLPVLIILVVYCSMFKVARVAAMHHGPLPTWMDTPRQRSESLSSRSTMVTSSGAPQTTPQRTFGGGKAAIILLAVGGQFLFCWMPYFSFHLYSALSSQSFPGRQVESVVTWIGYFCFTSNPFFYGCLNRQIRGELSRHLTCFFKQPPEEDLRLPSREGSIEENFLQFLQGTGCNTESSNVLAHPSPKREPLGIDFRIPGQIAEETSEFLDQHITVSDSYIRAVPKPEL; encoded by the coding sequence ATGGAGCCTTCACTCCCTACACAGTGGGCATGGAATTCCTCCAGGCCAGGAAGACTGCTCCATACATCCCAGAGCACCATGCATCCCAATTCCACCCTGGACACCAAGACCAGGGATGTGGCCTCAGAATCCATTGGGCTCTTCTTCATGCTCTTGGTTGACCTGATGGCCATAGTGGGCAATGTGGCTGTGATGACCGTCATCATCAAGACACCAGCACTGAGGAagtttgtctttgtttttcaCCTCTGTCTGGTGGACCTCTTGGCAGCCCTGACCCTCATGCCTTTGGCCATACTGTCAAGCTCCGCCTTCTTCAACAGCACCATCTTCGGTGAGGCCATGTGCCGTGTCTACCTCTTCCTGAGCGTCTGCTTCATCAGCATGTGCATCCTCTCCATCTCGGCCATTAACGTGGAGCGCTACTACTATGTGGTGCACCCCATGCGCTATGAGGTCAAGATGACTGTTGGCCTGGTGGTCTGTGTCCTGGTGGGGGTGTGGATCAAGGCAGTGGTCATGTCCGTCATCCCTGTCCTGGGCTGGCTCTCCCTGGATCGTTTCAATGCCTCCCCAGCctacagcagcaggagctgctcaCTGCAATGGAGCCAGAGCTCCTACTGCAAATTCTTTGTGGTTTTCTTTGCCATCTTCTATTTCCTCCTGCCCGTCCTGATCATCCTAGTGGTCTACTGTAGCATGTTCAAGGTGGCCAGGGTGGCTGCCATGCACCATGGCCCACTCCCCACCTGGATGGATACGCCGCGGCAGCGATCAGAATCCCTCAGTAGCAGGTCCACCATGGTGACCAGCTCGGGTGCCCCTCAGACTACCCCTCAGAGGacgtttgggggtgggaaggctgCTATCATTCTTCTAGCAGTTGGAGGGCAGTTCCTCTTCTGCTGGATGCCCTATTTCTCCTTCCATCTCTATTCAGCGCTGAGCTCTCAGTCCTTCCCTGGCCGGCAGGTGGAGAGTGTAGTCACCTGGATTGGCTACTTTTGCTTCACTTCCAACCCTTTCTTCTATGGGTGCCTCAACCGGCAGATCCGTGGGGAGCTCAGCAGGCACCTCACATGCTTCTTCAAGCAGCCGCCAGAAGAGGACCTCCGGCTGCCCAGCCGCGAAGGGTCCATCGAGGAGAATTTCTTGCAGTTCCTGCAGGGGACTGGCTGCAACACAGAAAGCAGTAATGTTCTTGCCCACCCCTCTCCCAAAAGGGAGCCGCTCGGCATCGATTTCCGAATCCCTGGGCAGATTGCAGAGGAGACCTCAGAGTTCCTTGACCAGCACATCACGGTCTCCGACAGCTACATCCGGGCCGTGCCTAAGCCCGAGCTGTAG